From the Panthera leo isolate Ple1 chromosome C1, P.leo_Ple1_pat1.1, whole genome shotgun sequence genome, one window contains:
- the LOC122226932 gene encoding nuclear autoantigenic sperm protein isoform X1 has product MAAESTATAAITAELVSADNHEDFQRIEEDAPAPSTSADKVDSLDVDNEAKKLLGLGQKHLVMGDIPAAVNAFQEAASLLGKKYGETANECGEAFFFYGKSLLELARMENGVLGNALEGVHVEEEEGEKTEDESLVENNDNIDEEAREELREQVYDAMGEKEEAKKPEDQSLVKPEIDKEQETEMEKGGREDMDISEPAQELQEKVESTPDQLAETTEEAKETAAPEGLNEAKVTSEKRPEEEAPDAEEEKSVCRTDIQEECREKGGQEKQGEVIVSIEEKPKEALEEQSDMTLEKQGTAVEAEAEPIDSTVKPVDVGGDEPKEQVAASENESGKAVLEQLVGQEVPPAEESPEVTVEAAESSAVKAGSEVSEKPGQEITVLPKDGAVNGLSAAGDQTPVEQQTNAEGLTETKDGSGLEEKVRAELVPSQEETKLSTEESEAAGDGVETKVAQGATEKCPEDKVKIAANEETQEREEQMKEGEETEGSEEEDKENDKAEETPNESILENKSLQESEEEEIGNLELAWDMLDLAKIIFKRQETKEAQLYAAQAHLKLGEVSVESENYVQAVEEFQACLNLQEQYLEAHDRLLAETHYQLGLAYGYNSQYDEAVAQFSKSIEVIEKRMAVLSEQMKEADGSSSEYEKEIEELKELLPEIREKIEDAKESQRSGNVAELALKATLVESSTSGFTPSGGGTSVSMVASRKPTDGASSSNCVTDISHLVRKKRKPEEESPRKDDAKKAKQELEVNGGSGDAVSSGNEVSENMEEEAENQAESRAAVEGTVEAGATVESTAC; this is encoded by the exons GATTGAAGAAGATGCTCCTGCTCCCTCTACCTCTGCAGATAAAGTGGATAG TTTGGATGTGGATAATGAAGCTAAGAAACTGTTGGGTTTAGGACAGAAACATCTGGTGATGGGGGATATTCCAGCAGCTGTCAATGCATTCCAGGAAGCAGCTAGTCTTTT AGGTAAGAAGTATGGAGAGACCGCTAATGAGTGTGGAGAAGCCTTCTTTTTCTATGGGAAATCACTTCTGGAGTTGGCAAG AATGGAGAATGGTGTGTTGGGAAATGCCCTGGAAGGTGTGCatgtggaagaggaggaaggagaaaaaacagaagaCGAATCTCTGGTAGAAAATAATGATAACATAGATG AGGAAGCAAGGGAAGAGTTGAGAGAACAGGTTTATGACGccatgggagaaaaagaagaagcaaaaaaacCAGAAGACCAGTCTCTGGTAAAGCCTGAAATTGATAAAGAGCAGGAGACTGAAATGGAGAAGGGTGGAAGAGAAGATATGGATATAAGTGAGCCTGCACAGGAACTACAGGAAAAAGTTGAATCCACTCCAGATCAGTTAGCTGAAACCACtgaggaagcaaaagaaacagcAGCACCAGAAGGACTGAATGAAGCCAAGGTCACTTCTGAGAAGAGACCAGAGGAGGAAGCACCAGATGCTgaggaagaaaaatcagtttGTAGAACTGACATCCAagaagaatgcagagaaaaaggaggtcAAGAAAAGCAGGGAGAAGTAATTGTGAGCATAGAGGAGAAGCCAAAAGAAGCTTTAGAAGAGCAGTCTGATATGACTCTTGAAAAGCAGGGTACTGCAGTGGAGGCAGAAGCAGAGCCTATAGATTCAACAGTCAAGCCAGTGGATGTGGGTGGGGATGAGCCAAAGGAGCAGGTAGCTGCCTCTGAAAATGAGTCAGGAAAGGCTGTTCTTGAGCAGCTGGTAGGGCAAGAAGTACCTCCTGCTGAAGAGTCACCAGAGGTGACAGTAGAGGCTGCAGAGTCCTCAGCTGTAAAAGCTGGGTCAGAAGTCTCTGAGAAGCCTGGGCAGGAGATCACAGTTCTCCCTAAGGATGGTGCAGTCAATGGACTGTCAGCTGCAGGAGATCAGACTCCTGTTGAACAACAGACTAATGCAGAAGGACTGACAGAAACAAAAGATGGCTCAGGACTAGAGGAGAAGGTCAGGGCAGAGTTGGTTCCTAGCCAGGAGGAGACTAAGCTGTCCACAGAAGAGTCTGAGGCAGCTGGAGATGGGGTTGAGACCAAGGTAGCCCAGGGGGCTACTGAGAAATGCCCTGAAGACAAAGTTAAGATAGCTGCTAATGAAGAAAcacaagagagagaagaacagatgAAAGAGGGTGAAG AAACTGAAGGCTCAGAAGAGGaggataaagaaaatgacaaggcTGAAGAAACACCAAATGAATCCATTCTTGAAAACAAG TCTCTTCAAGAAAGTGAAGAGGAAGAGATTGGGAATCTAGAGCTTGCCTGGGATATGCTGGATTTagcaaagattatttttaaaag gcaagaaacaaaagaagctCAGCTTTATGCTGCACAGGCACATCTTAAACTTGGAGAAGTTAGTGTTGAATCTg agAATTATGTCCAAGCTGTGGAGGAGTTCCAGGCCTGCCTAAACCTTCAAGAACAGTACCTGGAAGCCCATGACCGTCTCCTTGCAGAGACCCACTACCAGCTGGGCTTGGCCTATGGGTACAACTCTCAGTATGATGAGGCAGTGGCACAGTTCAGCAAATCCATTGAAGTAATTGAGAAGAGAATGG CTGTACTAAGTGAGCAGATGAAGGAGGCTGATGGATCATCTtctgaatatgaaaaagaaattgaggagcTGAAGGAACTGCTACCTGAAATTAGAGAGAAGATAGAAGATGCGAAGGAGTCCCAGCGTAGTGGGAATGTAGCTGAATTGGCTCTGAAAGCAACTCTG GTGGAGAGCTCTACTTCAGGTTTCACTCCTAGTGGAGGAGGCACTTCAGTCTCCATG GTTGCCAGTAGAAAGCCAACAGATGGTGCTTCCTCATCTAACTGTGTGACTGATATTTCCCACCTTGTCAGAAAGAAG AGGAAACCAGAGGAAGAGAGTCCCCGAAAAGATGATGCAAAGAAAGCCAAACAAGAGCTGGAGGTGAATGGAGGCAGTGGGGATGCCGTCTCCAGTGGAAATGAAGTTTCAGAAAacatggaggaggag GCTGAGAATCAGGCTGAAAGCCGGGCAGCAGTGGAGGGGACCGTGGAGGCCGGAGCAACAGTTGAAAGCACTGCATGTTAA
- the LOC122226932 gene encoding nuclear autoantigenic sperm protein isoform X6, which yields MAAESTATAAITAELVSADNHEDFQRIEEDAPAPSTSADKVDSLDVDNEAKKLLGLGQKHLVMGDIPAAVNAFQEAASLLGKKYGETANECGEAFFFYGKSLLELARMENGVLGNALEGVHVEEEEGEKTEDESLVENNDNIDETEGSEEEDKENDKAEETPNESILENKSLQESEEEEIGNLELAWDMLDLAKIIFKRQETKEAQLYAAQAHLKLGEVSVESENYVQAVEEFQACLNLQEQYLEAHDRLLAETHYQLGLAYGYNSQYDEAVAQFSKSIEVIEKRMAVLSEQMKEADGSSSEYEKEIEELKELLPEIREKIEDAKESQRSGNVAELALKATLVESSTSGFTPSGGGTSVSMVASRKPTDGASSSNCVTDISHLVRKKRKPEEESPRKDDAKKAKQELEVNGGSGDAVSSGNEVSENMEEEAENQAESRAAVEGTVEAGATVESTAC from the exons GATTGAAGAAGATGCTCCTGCTCCCTCTACCTCTGCAGATAAAGTGGATAG TTTGGATGTGGATAATGAAGCTAAGAAACTGTTGGGTTTAGGACAGAAACATCTGGTGATGGGGGATATTCCAGCAGCTGTCAATGCATTCCAGGAAGCAGCTAGTCTTTT AGGTAAGAAGTATGGAGAGACCGCTAATGAGTGTGGAGAAGCCTTCTTTTTCTATGGGAAATCACTTCTGGAGTTGGCAAG AATGGAGAATGGTGTGTTGGGAAATGCCCTGGAAGGTGTGCatgtggaagaggaggaaggagaaaaaacagaagaCGAATCTCTGGTAGAAAATAATGATAACATAGATG AAACTGAAGGCTCAGAAGAGGaggataaagaaaatgacaaggcTGAAGAAACACCAAATGAATCCATTCTTGAAAACAAG TCTCTTCAAGAAAGTGAAGAGGAAGAGATTGGGAATCTAGAGCTTGCCTGGGATATGCTGGATTTagcaaagattatttttaaaag gcaagaaacaaaagaagctCAGCTTTATGCTGCACAGGCACATCTTAAACTTGGAGAAGTTAGTGTTGAATCTg agAATTATGTCCAAGCTGTGGAGGAGTTCCAGGCCTGCCTAAACCTTCAAGAACAGTACCTGGAAGCCCATGACCGTCTCCTTGCAGAGACCCACTACCAGCTGGGCTTGGCCTATGGGTACAACTCTCAGTATGATGAGGCAGTGGCACAGTTCAGCAAATCCATTGAAGTAATTGAGAAGAGAATGG CTGTACTAAGTGAGCAGATGAAGGAGGCTGATGGATCATCTtctgaatatgaaaaagaaattgaggagcTGAAGGAACTGCTACCTGAAATTAGAGAGAAGATAGAAGATGCGAAGGAGTCCCAGCGTAGTGGGAATGTAGCTGAATTGGCTCTGAAAGCAACTCTG GTGGAGAGCTCTACTTCAGGTTTCACTCCTAGTGGAGGAGGCACTTCAGTCTCCATG GTTGCCAGTAGAAAGCCAACAGATGGTGCTTCCTCATCTAACTGTGTGACTGATATTTCCCACCTTGTCAGAAAGAAG AGGAAACCAGAGGAAGAGAGTCCCCGAAAAGATGATGCAAAGAAAGCCAAACAAGAGCTGGAGGTGAATGGAGGCAGTGGGGATGCCGTCTCCAGTGGAAATGAAGTTTCAGAAAacatggaggaggag GCTGAGAATCAGGCTGAAAGCCGGGCAGCAGTGGAGGGGACCGTGGAGGCCGGAGCAACAGTTGAAAGCACTGCATGTTAA
- the LOC122226932 gene encoding nuclear autoantigenic sperm protein isoform X3 — protein sequence MAAESTATAAITAELVSADNHEDFQRIEEDAPAPSTSADKVDSLDVDNEAKKLLGLGQKHLVMGDIPAAVNAFQEAASLLGKKYGETANECGEAFFFYGKSLLELARMENGVLGNALEGVHVEEEEGEKTEDESLVENNDNIDEEAREELREQVYDAMGEKEEAKKPEDQSLVKPEIDKEQETEMEKGGREDMDISEPAQELQEKVESTPDQLAETTEEAKETAAPEGLNEAKVTSEKRPEEEAPDAEEEKSVCRTDIQEECREKGGQEKQGEVIVSIEEKPKEALEEQSDMTLEKQGTAVEAEAEPIDSTVKPVDVGGDEPKEQVAASENESGKAVLEQLVGQEVPPAEESPEVTVEAAESSAVKAGSEVSEKPGQEITVLPKDGAVNGLSAAGDQTPVEQQTNAEGLTETKDGSGLEEKVRAELVPSQEETKLSTEESEAAGDGVETKVAQGATEKCPEDKVKIAANEETQEREEQMKEGEETEGSEEEDKENDKAEETPNESILENKSLQESEEEEIGNLELAWDMLDLAKIIFKRQETKEAQLYAAQAHLKLGEVSVESENYVQAVEEFQACLNLQEQYLEAHDRLLAETHYQLGLAYGYNSQYDEAVAQFSKSIEVIEKRMAVLSEQMKEADGSSSEYEKEIEELKELLPEIREKIEDAKESQRSGNVAELALKATLVASRKPTDGASSSNCVTDISHLVRKKRKPEEESPRKDDAKKAKQELEVNGGSGDAVSSGNEVSENMEEEAENQAESRAAVEGTVEAGATVESTAC from the exons GATTGAAGAAGATGCTCCTGCTCCCTCTACCTCTGCAGATAAAGTGGATAG TTTGGATGTGGATAATGAAGCTAAGAAACTGTTGGGTTTAGGACAGAAACATCTGGTGATGGGGGATATTCCAGCAGCTGTCAATGCATTCCAGGAAGCAGCTAGTCTTTT AGGTAAGAAGTATGGAGAGACCGCTAATGAGTGTGGAGAAGCCTTCTTTTTCTATGGGAAATCACTTCTGGAGTTGGCAAG AATGGAGAATGGTGTGTTGGGAAATGCCCTGGAAGGTGTGCatgtggaagaggaggaaggagaaaaaacagaagaCGAATCTCTGGTAGAAAATAATGATAACATAGATG AGGAAGCAAGGGAAGAGTTGAGAGAACAGGTTTATGACGccatgggagaaaaagaagaagcaaaaaaacCAGAAGACCAGTCTCTGGTAAAGCCTGAAATTGATAAAGAGCAGGAGACTGAAATGGAGAAGGGTGGAAGAGAAGATATGGATATAAGTGAGCCTGCACAGGAACTACAGGAAAAAGTTGAATCCACTCCAGATCAGTTAGCTGAAACCACtgaggaagcaaaagaaacagcAGCACCAGAAGGACTGAATGAAGCCAAGGTCACTTCTGAGAAGAGACCAGAGGAGGAAGCACCAGATGCTgaggaagaaaaatcagtttGTAGAACTGACATCCAagaagaatgcagagaaaaaggaggtcAAGAAAAGCAGGGAGAAGTAATTGTGAGCATAGAGGAGAAGCCAAAAGAAGCTTTAGAAGAGCAGTCTGATATGACTCTTGAAAAGCAGGGTACTGCAGTGGAGGCAGAAGCAGAGCCTATAGATTCAACAGTCAAGCCAGTGGATGTGGGTGGGGATGAGCCAAAGGAGCAGGTAGCTGCCTCTGAAAATGAGTCAGGAAAGGCTGTTCTTGAGCAGCTGGTAGGGCAAGAAGTACCTCCTGCTGAAGAGTCACCAGAGGTGACAGTAGAGGCTGCAGAGTCCTCAGCTGTAAAAGCTGGGTCAGAAGTCTCTGAGAAGCCTGGGCAGGAGATCACAGTTCTCCCTAAGGATGGTGCAGTCAATGGACTGTCAGCTGCAGGAGATCAGACTCCTGTTGAACAACAGACTAATGCAGAAGGACTGACAGAAACAAAAGATGGCTCAGGACTAGAGGAGAAGGTCAGGGCAGAGTTGGTTCCTAGCCAGGAGGAGACTAAGCTGTCCACAGAAGAGTCTGAGGCAGCTGGAGATGGGGTTGAGACCAAGGTAGCCCAGGGGGCTACTGAGAAATGCCCTGAAGACAAAGTTAAGATAGCTGCTAATGAAGAAAcacaagagagagaagaacagatgAAAGAGGGTGAAG AAACTGAAGGCTCAGAAGAGGaggataaagaaaatgacaaggcTGAAGAAACACCAAATGAATCCATTCTTGAAAACAAG TCTCTTCAAGAAAGTGAAGAGGAAGAGATTGGGAATCTAGAGCTTGCCTGGGATATGCTGGATTTagcaaagattatttttaaaag gcaagaaacaaaagaagctCAGCTTTATGCTGCACAGGCACATCTTAAACTTGGAGAAGTTAGTGTTGAATCTg agAATTATGTCCAAGCTGTGGAGGAGTTCCAGGCCTGCCTAAACCTTCAAGAACAGTACCTGGAAGCCCATGACCGTCTCCTTGCAGAGACCCACTACCAGCTGGGCTTGGCCTATGGGTACAACTCTCAGTATGATGAGGCAGTGGCACAGTTCAGCAAATCCATTGAAGTAATTGAGAAGAGAATGG CTGTACTAAGTGAGCAGATGAAGGAGGCTGATGGATCATCTtctgaatatgaaaaagaaattgaggagcTGAAGGAACTGCTACCTGAAATTAGAGAGAAGATAGAAGATGCGAAGGAGTCCCAGCGTAGTGGGAATGTAGCTGAATTGGCTCTGAAAGCAACTCTG GTTGCCAGTAGAAAGCCAACAGATGGTGCTTCCTCATCTAACTGTGTGACTGATATTTCCCACCTTGTCAGAAAGAAG AGGAAACCAGAGGAAGAGAGTCCCCGAAAAGATGATGCAAAGAAAGCCAAACAAGAGCTGGAGGTGAATGGAGGCAGTGGGGATGCCGTCTCCAGTGGAAATGAAGTTTCAGAAAacatggaggaggag GCTGAGAATCAGGCTGAAAGCCGGGCAGCAGTGGAGGGGACCGTGGAGGCCGGAGCAACAGTTGAAAGCACTGCATGTTAA
- the LOC122226932 gene encoding nuclear autoantigenic sperm protein isoform X2, whose amino-acid sequence MAAESTATAAITAELVSADKIEEDAPAPSTSADKVDSLDVDNEAKKLLGLGQKHLVMGDIPAAVNAFQEAASLLGKKYGETANECGEAFFFYGKSLLELARMENGVLGNALEGVHVEEEEGEKTEDESLVENNDNIDEEAREELREQVYDAMGEKEEAKKPEDQSLVKPEIDKEQETEMEKGGREDMDISEPAQELQEKVESTPDQLAETTEEAKETAAPEGLNEAKVTSEKRPEEEAPDAEEEKSVCRTDIQEECREKGGQEKQGEVIVSIEEKPKEALEEQSDMTLEKQGTAVEAEAEPIDSTVKPVDVGGDEPKEQVAASENESGKAVLEQLVGQEVPPAEESPEVTVEAAESSAVKAGSEVSEKPGQEITVLPKDGAVNGLSAAGDQTPVEQQTNAEGLTETKDGSGLEEKVRAELVPSQEETKLSTEESEAAGDGVETKVAQGATEKCPEDKVKIAANEETQEREEQMKEGEETEGSEEEDKENDKAEETPNESILENKSLQESEEEEIGNLELAWDMLDLAKIIFKRQETKEAQLYAAQAHLKLGEVSVESENYVQAVEEFQACLNLQEQYLEAHDRLLAETHYQLGLAYGYNSQYDEAVAQFSKSIEVIEKRMAVLSEQMKEADGSSSEYEKEIEELKELLPEIREKIEDAKESQRSGNVAELALKATLVESSTSGFTPSGGGTSVSMVASRKPTDGASSSNCVTDISHLVRKKRKPEEESPRKDDAKKAKQELEVNGGSGDAVSSGNEVSENMEEEAENQAESRAAVEGTVEAGATVESTAC is encoded by the exons GATTGAAGAAGATGCTCCTGCTCCCTCTACCTCTGCAGATAAAGTGGATAG TTTGGATGTGGATAATGAAGCTAAGAAACTGTTGGGTTTAGGACAGAAACATCTGGTGATGGGGGATATTCCAGCAGCTGTCAATGCATTCCAGGAAGCAGCTAGTCTTTT AGGTAAGAAGTATGGAGAGACCGCTAATGAGTGTGGAGAAGCCTTCTTTTTCTATGGGAAATCACTTCTGGAGTTGGCAAG AATGGAGAATGGTGTGTTGGGAAATGCCCTGGAAGGTGTGCatgtggaagaggaggaaggagaaaaaacagaagaCGAATCTCTGGTAGAAAATAATGATAACATAGATG AGGAAGCAAGGGAAGAGTTGAGAGAACAGGTTTATGACGccatgggagaaaaagaagaagcaaaaaaacCAGAAGACCAGTCTCTGGTAAAGCCTGAAATTGATAAAGAGCAGGAGACTGAAATGGAGAAGGGTGGAAGAGAAGATATGGATATAAGTGAGCCTGCACAGGAACTACAGGAAAAAGTTGAATCCACTCCAGATCAGTTAGCTGAAACCACtgaggaagcaaaagaaacagcAGCACCAGAAGGACTGAATGAAGCCAAGGTCACTTCTGAGAAGAGACCAGAGGAGGAAGCACCAGATGCTgaggaagaaaaatcagtttGTAGAACTGACATCCAagaagaatgcagagaaaaaggaggtcAAGAAAAGCAGGGAGAAGTAATTGTGAGCATAGAGGAGAAGCCAAAAGAAGCTTTAGAAGAGCAGTCTGATATGACTCTTGAAAAGCAGGGTACTGCAGTGGAGGCAGAAGCAGAGCCTATAGATTCAACAGTCAAGCCAGTGGATGTGGGTGGGGATGAGCCAAAGGAGCAGGTAGCTGCCTCTGAAAATGAGTCAGGAAAGGCTGTTCTTGAGCAGCTGGTAGGGCAAGAAGTACCTCCTGCTGAAGAGTCACCAGAGGTGACAGTAGAGGCTGCAGAGTCCTCAGCTGTAAAAGCTGGGTCAGAAGTCTCTGAGAAGCCTGGGCAGGAGATCACAGTTCTCCCTAAGGATGGTGCAGTCAATGGACTGTCAGCTGCAGGAGATCAGACTCCTGTTGAACAACAGACTAATGCAGAAGGACTGACAGAAACAAAAGATGGCTCAGGACTAGAGGAGAAGGTCAGGGCAGAGTTGGTTCCTAGCCAGGAGGAGACTAAGCTGTCCACAGAAGAGTCTGAGGCAGCTGGAGATGGGGTTGAGACCAAGGTAGCCCAGGGGGCTACTGAGAAATGCCCTGAAGACAAAGTTAAGATAGCTGCTAATGAAGAAAcacaagagagagaagaacagatgAAAGAGGGTGAAG AAACTGAAGGCTCAGAAGAGGaggataaagaaaatgacaaggcTGAAGAAACACCAAATGAATCCATTCTTGAAAACAAG TCTCTTCAAGAAAGTGAAGAGGAAGAGATTGGGAATCTAGAGCTTGCCTGGGATATGCTGGATTTagcaaagattatttttaaaag gcaagaaacaaaagaagctCAGCTTTATGCTGCACAGGCACATCTTAAACTTGGAGAAGTTAGTGTTGAATCTg agAATTATGTCCAAGCTGTGGAGGAGTTCCAGGCCTGCCTAAACCTTCAAGAACAGTACCTGGAAGCCCATGACCGTCTCCTTGCAGAGACCCACTACCAGCTGGGCTTGGCCTATGGGTACAACTCTCAGTATGATGAGGCAGTGGCACAGTTCAGCAAATCCATTGAAGTAATTGAGAAGAGAATGG CTGTACTAAGTGAGCAGATGAAGGAGGCTGATGGATCATCTtctgaatatgaaaaagaaattgaggagcTGAAGGAACTGCTACCTGAAATTAGAGAGAAGATAGAAGATGCGAAGGAGTCCCAGCGTAGTGGGAATGTAGCTGAATTGGCTCTGAAAGCAACTCTG GTGGAGAGCTCTACTTCAGGTTTCACTCCTAGTGGAGGAGGCACTTCAGTCTCCATG GTTGCCAGTAGAAAGCCAACAGATGGTGCTTCCTCATCTAACTGTGTGACTGATATTTCCCACCTTGTCAGAAAGAAG AGGAAACCAGAGGAAGAGAGTCCCCGAAAAGATGATGCAAAGAAAGCCAAACAAGAGCTGGAGGTGAATGGAGGCAGTGGGGATGCCGTCTCCAGTGGAAATGAAGTTTCAGAAAacatggaggaggag GCTGAGAATCAGGCTGAAAGCCGGGCAGCAGTGGAGGGGACCGTGGAGGCCGGAGCAACAGTTGAAAGCACTGCATGTTAA
- the LOC122226932 gene encoding nuclear autoantigenic sperm protein isoform X4 — protein MAAESTATAAITAELVSADNHEDFQRIEEDAPAPSTSADKVDSLDVDNEAKKLLGLGQKHLVMGDIPAAVNAFQEAASLLGKKYGETANECGEAFFFYGKSLLELARMENGVLGNALEGVHVEEEEGEKTEDESLVENNDNIDEEAREELREQVYDAMGEKEEAKKPEDQSLVKPEIDKEQETEMEKGGREDMDISEPAQELQEKVESTPDQLAETTEEAKETAAPEGLNEAKVTSEKRPEEEAPDAEEEKSVCRTDIQEECREKGGQEKQGEVIVSIEEKPKEALEEQSDMTLEKQGTAVEAEAEPIDSTVKPVDVGGDEPKEQVAASENESGKAVLEQLVGQEVPPAEESPEVTVEAAESSAVKAGSEVSEKPGQEITVLPKDGAVNGLSAAGDQTPVEQQTNAEGLTETKDGSGLEEKVRAELVPSQEETKLSTEESEAAGDGVETKVAQGATEKCPEDKVKIAANEETQEREEQMKEGEETEGSEEEDKENDKAEETPNESILENKSLQESEEEEIGNLELAWDMLDLAKIIFKRQETKEAQLYAAQAHLKLGEVSVESENYVQAVEEFQACLNLQEQYLEAHDRLLAETHYQLGLAYGYNSQYDEAVAQFSKSIEVIEKRMAVLSEQMKEADGSSSEYEKEIEELKELLPEIREKIEDAKESQRSGNVAELALKATLVESSTSGFTPSGGGTSVSMVASRKPTDGASSSNCVTDISHLVRKKAENQAESRAAVEGTVEAGATVESTAC, from the exons GATTGAAGAAGATGCTCCTGCTCCCTCTACCTCTGCAGATAAAGTGGATAG TTTGGATGTGGATAATGAAGCTAAGAAACTGTTGGGTTTAGGACAGAAACATCTGGTGATGGGGGATATTCCAGCAGCTGTCAATGCATTCCAGGAAGCAGCTAGTCTTTT AGGTAAGAAGTATGGAGAGACCGCTAATGAGTGTGGAGAAGCCTTCTTTTTCTATGGGAAATCACTTCTGGAGTTGGCAAG AATGGAGAATGGTGTGTTGGGAAATGCCCTGGAAGGTGTGCatgtggaagaggaggaaggagaaaaaacagaagaCGAATCTCTGGTAGAAAATAATGATAACATAGATG AGGAAGCAAGGGAAGAGTTGAGAGAACAGGTTTATGACGccatgggagaaaaagaagaagcaaaaaaacCAGAAGACCAGTCTCTGGTAAAGCCTGAAATTGATAAAGAGCAGGAGACTGAAATGGAGAAGGGTGGAAGAGAAGATATGGATATAAGTGAGCCTGCACAGGAACTACAGGAAAAAGTTGAATCCACTCCAGATCAGTTAGCTGAAACCACtgaggaagcaaaagaaacagcAGCACCAGAAGGACTGAATGAAGCCAAGGTCACTTCTGAGAAGAGACCAGAGGAGGAAGCACCAGATGCTgaggaagaaaaatcagtttGTAGAACTGACATCCAagaagaatgcagagaaaaaggaggtcAAGAAAAGCAGGGAGAAGTAATTGTGAGCATAGAGGAGAAGCCAAAAGAAGCTTTAGAAGAGCAGTCTGATATGACTCTTGAAAAGCAGGGTACTGCAGTGGAGGCAGAAGCAGAGCCTATAGATTCAACAGTCAAGCCAGTGGATGTGGGTGGGGATGAGCCAAAGGAGCAGGTAGCTGCCTCTGAAAATGAGTCAGGAAAGGCTGTTCTTGAGCAGCTGGTAGGGCAAGAAGTACCTCCTGCTGAAGAGTCACCAGAGGTGACAGTAGAGGCTGCAGAGTCCTCAGCTGTAAAAGCTGGGTCAGAAGTCTCTGAGAAGCCTGGGCAGGAGATCACAGTTCTCCCTAAGGATGGTGCAGTCAATGGACTGTCAGCTGCAGGAGATCAGACTCCTGTTGAACAACAGACTAATGCAGAAGGACTGACAGAAACAAAAGATGGCTCAGGACTAGAGGAGAAGGTCAGGGCAGAGTTGGTTCCTAGCCAGGAGGAGACTAAGCTGTCCACAGAAGAGTCTGAGGCAGCTGGAGATGGGGTTGAGACCAAGGTAGCCCAGGGGGCTACTGAGAAATGCCCTGAAGACAAAGTTAAGATAGCTGCTAATGAAGAAAcacaagagagagaagaacagatgAAAGAGGGTGAAG AAACTGAAGGCTCAGAAGAGGaggataaagaaaatgacaaggcTGAAGAAACACCAAATGAATCCATTCTTGAAAACAAG TCTCTTCAAGAAAGTGAAGAGGAAGAGATTGGGAATCTAGAGCTTGCCTGGGATATGCTGGATTTagcaaagattatttttaaaag gcaagaaacaaaagaagctCAGCTTTATGCTGCACAGGCACATCTTAAACTTGGAGAAGTTAGTGTTGAATCTg agAATTATGTCCAAGCTGTGGAGGAGTTCCAGGCCTGCCTAAACCTTCAAGAACAGTACCTGGAAGCCCATGACCGTCTCCTTGCAGAGACCCACTACCAGCTGGGCTTGGCCTATGGGTACAACTCTCAGTATGATGAGGCAGTGGCACAGTTCAGCAAATCCATTGAAGTAATTGAGAAGAGAATGG CTGTACTAAGTGAGCAGATGAAGGAGGCTGATGGATCATCTtctgaatatgaaaaagaaattgaggagcTGAAGGAACTGCTACCTGAAATTAGAGAGAAGATAGAAGATGCGAAGGAGTCCCAGCGTAGTGGGAATGTAGCTGAATTGGCTCTGAAAGCAACTCTG GTGGAGAGCTCTACTTCAGGTTTCACTCCTAGTGGAGGAGGCACTTCAGTCTCCATG GTTGCCAGTAGAAAGCCAACAGATGGTGCTTCCTCATCTAACTGTGTGACTGATATTTCCCACCTTGTCAGAAAGAAG GCTGAGAATCAGGCTGAAAGCCGGGCAGCAGTGGAGGGGACCGTGGAGGCCGGAGCAACAGTTGAAAGCACTGCATGTTAA